In Humulus lupulus chromosome 7, drHumLupu1.1, whole genome shotgun sequence, the following are encoded in one genomic region:
- the LOC133790280 gene encoding probable magnesium transporter NIPA4 has translation METTQSSSSWRDAYKGMSSDNIKGLVLALSSSFFIGASFIVKKKGLKKAGASGVRAGVGGYSYLYEPLWWVGMITMIVGEIANFAAYAFAPAILVTPLGALSIIISAVLAHIILREKLHIFGILGCALCVVGSTTIVLHAPQERGIDSVTEVWDLAMEPAFLFYAALVVTAVFILIFHFIPLYGQTHIMVYIGVCSLVGSLSVMSVKALGIALKLTLSGTNQLIYPQTWAFTLVVVTCVLTQMNYLNKALDTFNTAVVSPIYYTMFTSLTILASIIMFKDWDRQSPTQVITEMCGFVTILSGTFLLHKTKDMADGSTSSTRMHKYSEEDGFGAEGIPLRRQESMRSP, from the exons ATGGAGACCACTCAGAGTTCTAGCAGTTGGAGAGATGCATACAAGGGTATGTCCTCTGACAACATCAAGGGTTTGGTTCTTGCTCTTTCTTCCAGTTTCTTCATTGGTGCTAGCTTCATTGTTAAGAAAAAGGGTTTGAAGAAAGCTGGGGCTTCGGGTGTCAGAGCGG gtgttggaggatattcTTACTTATACGAGCCACTTTGGTGGGTGGGCATGATTACAA TGATTGTTGGAGAAATCGCTAACTTTGCGGCTTATGCATTTGCACCAGCTATACTTGTTACTCCTCTTGGTGCCCTTAGCATAATTATTAG TGCTGTACTTGCACATATTATTTTGCGGGAGAAACTTCATATATTTGGAATTCTCGGTTGTGCTCTATGTGTTGTGGGTTCTACGACAATTGTTTTACATGCTCCTCAAGAACGTGGAATTGATTCTGTGACAGAAGTTTGGGATCTTGCCATGGAGCCGG CTTTTCTTTTTTATGCAGCCTTGGTCGTAACAGCTGTATTTATACTTATATTCCACTTCATCCCACTTTACGGCCAGACACACATTATGGTTTACATTGGAGTTTGTTCCCTTGTTGGTTCATTGTCG GTCATGAGTGTAAAAGCGCTAGGAATTGCTTTGAAGTTGACATTGTCAGGAACTAATCAGCTTATATATCCCCAAACATGGGCCTTCACTTTAGTTGTGGTTACTTGTGTTCTTACCCAAATGAATTATTTGAACAag GCGCTTGATACTTTCAACACAGCTGTTGTTTCTCCCATATATTATACTATGTTCACATCACTAACTATTTTGGCTAGTATTATCATGTTTAAG GATTGGGATAGGCAAAGTCCAACTCAAGTCATCACAGAAATGTGCGGGTTTGTGACGATCCTCTCCGGGACTTTTTTACTTCATAAAACAAAAGATATGGCTGATG GTTCAACATCGTCCACACGCATGCACAAATACTCAGAAGAGGACGGGTTTGGCGCAGAAGGGATACCTCTTAGACGGCAGGAATCCATGAGATCACCATAA